A single Bacillus sp. HMF5848 DNA region contains:
- the rpsR gene encoding 30S ribosomal protein S18 produces MAGGRRGGRKRRKVCYFTSNGITHIDYKDVDLLKKFISERGKILPRRVTGTNAKYQRMLTRAIKRSRTMALLPYVTGE; encoded by the coding sequence ATGGCAGGAGGACGCAGAGGCGGTCGTAAGCGTCGTAAAGTGTGTTATTTTACTTCTAACGGTATTACACACATCGACTATAAAGATGTAGATCTTCTTAAAAAGTTCATCTCTGAGCGCGGTAAGATTTTACCACGTCGTGTAACAGGAACTAACGCGAAGTATCAACGTATGTTAACTCGTGCAATTAAGCGCAGTCGTACAATGGCATTACTTCCATACGTTACAGGTGAATAA